The following is a genomic window from Moorella sp. Hama-1.
GGCGGCGTGGAAGAACCCTTCCCCGGCGAGGACCGGTTGCTCATTCCGTCGCCTAAAGTGGCTACCTATGATCAAAAGCCTGCCATGAGCGCCCGGGAGGTTACCGAGGCCGTCCTGGAACGACTGGCCAATTATGACCTGATCGTCCTCAACTTTGCCAACCCTGATATGGTCGGCCATACCGGCGACCTGGCGGCAGCCATCGCCGCCGTGGAGACGGTGGACGAGTGTATCGGCCGTATCGTCCGGGCGATGACCGGGCGCCGGGCGCCTCTGCTCATCACCGCCGACCACGGCAACGCTGAGGAGATGCGGGAGCCCGACGGCGAGCCCCATACCGCCCACACCAGCAACCTGGTACCATTTATCCTGGTAGATGAGCGCTACCGGCAGGCTTCCCTGCGCGCGGGAGGTGCCCTGGAGGACGTAGCTCCCACAGTGCTGCAAATCTTGGGGTTGCCCCAGCCGGCGGAGATGACGGGGCAGAGTTTGCTAAAAGGATAAAACAGGTTCCCGGTGGGTGACCCTTTTTGTCTCGCAACCAGCACCCGGAAAGGCCTGCTTACCTGGGCCGAATAAAAGTTGCTGTACTTTAAAAAGAGTGCAGCCGGTAGTCAGATGGATGGTTTATCTTAATTTGGTCCAAAATGATGGAGGTGTTTTTAACTGATGACTACTATCAATGACATTTACGCCCGGGAGATCCTCGATTCCCGTGGCAACCCTACCGTTGAGGTTGAAGTCTTTCTGGAAAGCGGCGGCTTTGGCCGGGCGGCAGTGCCCTCGGGGGCTTCCACCGGGGCCTATGAGGCCGTCGAGCTGCGGGATAAGGATGAAAAGCGCTATGGTGGTAAGGGCGTCCTGGACGCCGTCAACAACGTCAACGCCATCATCGCCCCGGAACTGGTGGGTTCCGACGCCCTGGACCAGCGGGAGATTGACCGCCAGCTAATCGAGCTGGACGGGACGCCCAATAAGGGTAAACTGGGGGCCAACGCCATCCTGGGGGTTTCCCTGGCCGTGGCTAAAGCGGCGGCCGACGCCCTGGGCCTGCCCCTGTACCGCTACCTGGGCGGGGTCAACGCCCATACCCTGCCGGTACCTATGATGAATATTTTAAACGGCGGCAAGCATGCCGATAACAACGTCGACATCCAGGAATTTATGGTCATGCCCGCCGGGGCCGAGGATTTTGCCGGGGCCTTACGCATGGGCGCCGAGGTTTTCCACAGCCTGAAGGCCGTGTTGAAGGGCAAGGGCCTCAATACCGCCGTCGGCGACGAAGGCGGTTTTGCCCCCAACCTGCGGTCCAACGTGGAAGCCATTGAGGTTATCCTGGAAGCCATCACTAAAGCCGGTTATGAACCTGGTAAGGATTGCTTTATCGCCCTGGACCCGGCCTCGACGGAACTCTACAAGGATGGTAAATACGTCTTTGCCGGTGAAGGGGTCAGCCGTACCAATGAGGAGATGATTGATTTCTATGCCGGCCTCGTAGAGAAGTACCCCATCATCTCCATCGAAGACGGCCTGGCCGAGGACGACTGGGAGGGATGGCAGAACCTTACCAAACGCCTGGGCCATAAAGTCCAGCTGGTGGGCGATGACCTCTTTGTCACCAACACCGAGCGTTTGCGCCGCGGTATTGAGGGCGGGGCGGCCAACGCCATTCTCATCAAGGTCAACCAGATCGGCACCCTGACGGAGACCCTGGAAGCCATTGAGATGGCGAAAAAGGCCGGTTATACCGCCGTCGTCTCCCACCGTTCCGGCGAGACGGAGGATACTACCATCGCCGACATCGTCGTCGCCGTCAACGCCGGCCAGATCAAGACCGGCGCCCCTTCCCGTACCGACCGGGTGGCCAAATACAACCAGCTCCTGCGCATTGAGGAAGAACTGGACGCCGCCGCCCTCTACCCGGGCTTCAAGGCCTTCTACAACCTGAAGAAGTAGAGCCCTTGAGCAAAAAGTAACCCCGGCCTGCAACACGGCCGGGGTTAATATATTCGCTAAAACCATCCCTTGCGCCGGAAGAAGAAGAGCATCACCCCGGCCAGCAGGGCCATGACACCCAGGACGACAAAATAGCCGTAACGCCATTCCAGCTCCGGCATATAGTGAAAGTTCATGCCGTAGATGCCGGCGATGAGGGTCAGGGGCATCATGATGGTGGTGATAACCGTCAGCACCTTCATGATTTCATTCAGGCGGTTGGAGGTCAGGGAGAGGTAGATTTCTACGGTAGAACTTGCTAGGTCGTGGAAGGTTTCCACCTGGTCGATGAGACGTAACATTTCGTTATAGATATCCAGGAAAAAGACCCGGTTTTCCTCTTTAACCAGTTTGAACTCGGGGTAGGCCAGGAGATTGATAATATCCCGCTGGGCACCAAGGATTTTGCGCAGTTTTATAGCCTGGCGCCGCATCGTAAAGACCTGGTTTAAGATCTGGCGGGTGGGCCGGCGGAAGACTTCCTCTTCCAGGTACTCGATTTTGCCTTCGGTACGGTCAAAGAAGGTAAAGAAGGTCTCTGTCAGGGGCTCCAGCAGGCTGTAAAGGACAAAGTCGGCGCCTTTCTGGAAGAGCTGCGGGTCCTGGCGGTACTGCTGCCAAAGTTGATTGACGAACTCCAGCTCTTCATGGTGCACAGTGACAATAAACCCGGGACCGAGAAAGACGTTGAGGGCGCCAGTCAGGGAGCGCTGGTGGGATTGGACACAGCGTAGGGTAAGAAAAGCGTAGTCTTCATACTGGGCCATCCCCGGCCGGTAGTGGGGATGGCGACAATCGTCTACGGCCAGGGGATGGAAGTGCCAGAGGGATGTTAGTAGCTCCAGCTCCTCCGGGGTGGGTCGGTTGAGGTCCAGCCAGACATAACCTTCTACATGGCGGGGTTGACAACCAGGGGGCAGGTTTTCCAGGAGTCCCCGGGCCGGATCAAATATTAAGAGACGCTGCATCTCAATCACCTGGAGTTAGTTTACCTTTAGTTTACCACAGGAGGGGCTATCAAGTACCGGGTTGTTGGCTATTTTTCCTGATAATATTGTTCCGGCGTGAGCCCGGGTGTTAGAATAAGATAGCTAATTAATTAAAATCACGGGGGCAGAGAAACTTGTCCAAGCGTACTGCAGGCGTAGTTTTCCTGGCCATCGCTGCTTTTCTCCAGGGAATACACTACCTGGCGGCAGCCATCTTCGGTTCAGGCGTATCATCCTGGAATAAAGATTTGTTTCGGGCTATGCTCGGCTATACGGCTCCTGGCCTTGTTATCTGGATCAACATAGCCCTGGCAGCCGGAATCATTTACTTATTATGGGCAGAGATTGAAGCATGGCGGCAAAAAAAGTAGCAATATATATCGGCACCTCCGGCTACAGCTATCGCGATTGGCTGGGACACTTTTACCCGCCGGGGCTGGCGGCCAGGGAGATGTTGCCCTACTACGCCCGGGAATTTAACTTCACCGAGATCAACTCCTCCTATTATAACCTGCCGCGGCCCCAGAATCTGGAGCAAATGGCCCGCCGGGTGCCGGAGGGGTTTATCTTTGCCGTCAAGGCCTACCGCACCCTGACCCACGACCGGGGGGAGAGCGTCGCCGGCGACAGCAAGCAGCTGCGCCAGGCCCTGCAGCCCTTGCTAGACCGGGGCCGCCTGGGGGCCGTTCTCCTCCAGTTCCCCTATTCCTTTCACAACAACCAGGCCAACCGGGAGTACCTGGTGCGTTTACGTGAGCTCCTGCCTGACCTGCCCCTGGTGGTAGAGTTTCGCCAGGCTGGCTGGGTCCAGGATGCTGTCCGGGATTTTTTGGCCCGCTACGAGCTGGCCTATACCTGCATCGATGAGCCGCAGCTGCCCGGGTTGCCGGGACGGGCCGTCTACTGCACCGCTCCCCTGGCCTACGTTCGCTTCCACGGCCGCAATGCCGCTAAATGGTGGCGGCACGAGGAAGCCTACGAGCGCTACGACTACCTGTACACGGCGGCTGAATTAAAGGAGTGGCTGCCCGGTATCGCCTACCTGGCCAACCAGGCCCGCCAGGTTTTCGTAGCCTTTAACAACCACTACCATTCCCAGGCCGTGACCAATGCCCGGATGCTGAAGGAACTGCTGGCCCGGCGGTTGTAGGGCCGCCGGCCTGTCGCCCCGAAGGGGTGGGGGGTCTTGCCCTCACTTAATTGGCGTAAAAATAGAGTTTGCCGTTTTCCACGGTGCAGGCGATGCGACCCTCGTCCTTCAGGTAGCTGAGAAAGGCCGAGAGGCTGGAGAGGTTCAGGATATACTGGGGGATGTCCATATTTAGTTCCTCCAGGATGGCTACCTGGGCCAGCAGGTCTTCCCGGGTCAGGGGCTGGGCCAGGAGCTCGATGAGTATATCCAGGCAGTCGTTAATCTGGCGGCGGTTCTTTTCCAGGACCGGTACCGGGTCGCTAAAGACTTCCTGGCCGTGGGCTGGCAGCAGGTAGTTAATCTCCAGGCCGGCGACGGCCTCCAGGGTAGCCAGTTCGGCCTTGATATCCAGCAGGAAGGGCAAAGGATACTTGGCCAGGGTGGCCGGATCATAGACAGCGTCGCCGCTGAAGAGAACCCCGTCCGAGGTGAGAAAGGCCAGGTGCCCGGCAGTATGCCCCGGCGTGGCCAGGACCTGGAGGTGCTGATCCAGAAGCCTCAGGGGCCCTGGTGTGATGGTACTATCGACCGTTGCCGGCCGGGCGAAGAGGAGGGGAACTTTAATTTCGTTGAAGGGGGTAGCCCCGTAAAGGGCAGTCGTACCCAGCAGGTTGTTCTCCATGAAGGCCTTTTCCAGGGGGGAAGCCAGGATCTCCAGGCCGGGGTGGAGTTCCTTCAATAGGGAGTGGGCGCCGAAGTGATCGGCATGGCCGTGGGTGGTCAGGAGGTAACGGGGTTTGAGACCATTATCGGCGAGGACGCGGCTGATTTTATGAGCAATGGTATTGTTAATCCCGGAATCAATTAACAGGCAGTAACCGCTTTTAGTAGTAAAGACCCCGGCGTTGGTGGCACCGGGAATATAGTAGGTATGACCCTGAATCTTGACCAGTTCCAATACTATCGTTCCTTTCACTTTGATGCTTCCTGTTGATGCGGCCTGATTATCTGAAAATGGGGCGCTGCCAGAAATGTTTATCGCCGGTTAAACTTATTATAAGCTGGCGGATACAGGCTACAGGCTCCGTGGTTAAGTGGGCAAACCTGGCGCTCAGCCTTGCTCGATGGCGAGGGTCCCTGACCCTTTGCTATATTATAATCGCCAGGTGGAAGACAGGGTAGTCCCCAGAGCGCCCGGAAGGTATAAAAAAAGTGCCTGCCAGGCACTCAGTCATTGATGGCGATAAAGTTTTTACAATAGCCGTCAGTATTCCGCGGCGGCCAGGCGCGACAGCAGTAATGGTTGTTTAAACAGTAGATACATTCCACTTGATCACAGGGAATGCCGTTGCCGTAAACTCCGGGGAGACCGCCCATAATCCGTTCTTGCTCAGGGAAGGTATTTTTGTTTCCTGCGGCGGCGAATTCCTGAAGCATGGATAATCTCCTCCCTCCGAATTTTCTAGGGCTATTGTATCATGTATACAGTATTTTTTAAAACCGGCTGCCTGCCCGTTAGGGGCAGTGTGGTAGATTTTTCAGGCTTATCATCCTTATTGCGGCACCGGGGTTGGGCTGGTGTATTTTTAGCTGCAGACCGTTGTTATAGACGGCTTTTAAAGAGCGGAGTAAGGTACAGGCCTGATGTATGCTCCTATAAATGGCGCCATAGTAACTTTTCCTTGCTTTGCCGGGTGTTTTTTTGTTAAAATTAGGGCTGGGCGATAGTGCAGCAGGGGGGTGAAATTTTTGCTGCATACAATTATCCTGATTCTGGATATGCTGGTGGCCCTGGGGCTCATAGCTACGGTTCTTTTGCAGTCGGGCCGCAGTGCCGGGATGTCCGGCGCCATTGCCGGCGGCGCCGAGGCTATCTTTGGCAAGAAAAAGGGCTTGGATGATTTCCTGGCGCGGATTTCAGCCGTCCTTGCCGGTATATTTATCGTGTTTACCCTGCTTCTATCGATTATATGATCGTCTATGAGCAGTTAACGGGCAATAATGCCCAATTTTTTTAGGTCATGAGGAGATGGGCATCATGGACCGGGAAACAGCCCGGAAGCTGATGGAAAAGCATGTTAAAAACAAAAACCTGCGCAAGCACTGCCTGGCCGCAGGAGCCGTCATGGCTGCCCTGGCCCGGTACTTCAATGAAGACGAAGAGAAATGGGCTGTGGCCGGCTTGCTCCATGATATCGATTATGAGGGGACCAAGGAAGACCCCGACCGCCACAGCCTGATAGGGGCGGAGATGCTGGCCCGGGAGGGCCTGCCGGAGGATGTGATCTACGCCGTCAAGGCCCATAATGAGCGCCACGGCCTGCCGCGACCGGATCGCTTGAGCCAGGCCCTCTACGCCACCGATCCCCTGACCGGGTTAATTGTCGCCGCGGCCCTGATCCGCCCGGAGAAAAAGCTGGCCATTGTCGACGTACCCTTTTTACTTAACCGTTACCAGGAAAAATCTTTCGCGCGCGGGGCCAACCGGGAGACCATGGCTGCCTGCAGCGAACTGGGGCTGACCCTGGAGGATTTCTTCCACATCGGCCTGGAGGCCATGCAGGGGATAGCCGCTGAACTGGGATTATAAAAAATTACTGTACCCGGTGGTGCACCGGGTATTTTTTTAAGGCCTCCTGGTTGCATAATACATACGAGAACCCTGTTTCCGGAGGGGAATTTTGGCCACCAATGGCCTGGATGCCTTCCGGGTAACGGGTGCAGGAAAAAACGAACGAAATTCTGGCAGAAAGGGAATTGATATGGATCGTGAAGAACTACTCACCCTGATGCGGGCCCGGTCCTACCGGCCCCTGACAACGGCGGAGTTGATGGCTACCCTGGGGATAGATGATGCCGGGTCTTTCCAGGAACTCCTGCATTCCCTGGAACAGGAAGGTCTCATCGTCCGTACCAGGAAGGATAAATACGGCCTGCCGGAGAAAATGGGCCTGGTCAGCGGCCGTCTCCAAGCTTCACCCCGGGGTTTCGCCTTTGTTGTTCCTCCGGAGAAGGGGCGCGAAGATTTATATATCAGCGCCCTGAATATCAATGGCGCCATGCATGGTGACCTGGTCCTGGCCCGGGTGCTCCCCGGAAACACTGGCCCGCGCCAGGAAGGGGAGATTATCCGCGTCCTGCAGCGGGTCAATAAGCGGGTGGTGGGGACCTTTGACGCCACCCGCAACCTGGATTTTGTCATCCCCGACGACACCCGGCTGCACCAGGATATTATAATCCCCGCCGGGGCCTCCTTGGAGGCCCGGGACCGGGATAAAGTAGTGGTCGAAATCACTCGCTGGCCGGAGGCGCGGCGCAACCCCGAGGGCCGGGTCATCCAGGTCCTGGGGCAGACGGGTGAGCCCGGGGTGGACGTTTTAAGTATTATTAAGAAATACGGCCTGGAGCCCGATTTTCCCCCGGAGGTGGTGCAGGAGGCGGCGGCGATCCCAGAAGAGATCAATCAGGAAGAACTGGCTCGCCGCCGCGACCTGCGGGACTGGAGCCTGGTGACCATTGACGGCGCCGATGCCCGCGACCTGGATGACGCCGTCTCCCTGGAGCTGCGGCCAGACGGCAGCTACCTGCTGGGAGTCCATATTGCCGATGTCAGCCTCTACGTCCGGGAGGGCGGGCCCCTGGACCGGGAGGCCTTCAACCGGGCGACGAGCGTTTACTTCGTTGACCGGGTCATTCCCATGTTACCGGCGCGGTTGTCCAATGGTATCTGCTCCTTAAACGCCGGCGAGGACCGCTTGGCCCTGACGGCCCTCATGACCATTACGCCTACAGGCACCATCCAGGCCTATGAGCTTTTTCCCTCAGTGATCAGGGTGCGGGAGCGTATGACCTACGACGACGTCCGGCGCCTCCTGGAGGAAAAGGACCCGGACCTCACGGAACGTTACCGGGAACTGGTACCTACTTTCCAGAACATGGCCCGGCTGGCGGCCATTCTCCGCCGCCGGCGCCGGCGGCGGGGCGCCATTGACTTTGACTTCCCGGAGGCTAAAGTAAAACTGGATGATCAAGGGTTGCCGGTGGCCATTATCCCGCGGCAGCGGTCGGTGGCCGAGGGCCTGATCGAAGAGTTTATGATCGCTGCCAACGAAGTGGTGGCCCGGCACCTGTACGAACTGGCGGTACCCGCCGTTTACCGGGTACACGAAGAACCGGCGCCGGATAAACTGGAGGACCTGAATAGTTTCCTGGCCTTTTTCGGCTTCCACCTCAAACCCAACCGGGAGGGGCGGGTCAAGCCCCGGGCCTTCCAGGAGATCCTGAAGGTTGTCAAGGGCCGGCCGGAGGAACGGGTAATCAGCACCGTGATGCTGCGTTCCATGATGCACGCCCGCTATGCCGGCGACTGCCTGGGCCACTTCGGTCTGGCTTCCCCTTACTACTGCCACTTTACCTCGCCCATCCGCCGCTACCCCGACCTGGTGGTCCACCGCGTTCTCCGGGAGACCTGGTCTCCCGGAGGAATACCCGTAGAGCGGATGGCAGAACTCGACAACCTGGTAAACCTGGCCGCGGTCCAGGCCTCGGAAAGGGAGAAACTGGCCGAGGAAGCCGAGCGGGAATCCCTGGATATGAAAAAGGTCCAGTACATGGAACGCCATGTGGGATCGACCTTTGCCGGGGTTATCAGCGGGGTGGTGCCTTACGGCTTCTTTGTGGAGCTGGAGAATACCGTTGAGGGGTTGGTCCATGTCTCGACCCTGACCGACGATTATTACCACTACCAGGAGGACCAGCTGACCCTGGTCGGCGAGCATACAGGCAGATCCTTCCGTATTGGCCAGCCGGTAGAGGTGGTAGTTACCCGGGCGAATGTCGATGCCCGCCAGGTGGATTTTGAATTGGTGAAACAGGATGATGGGGCGCCCGGTGGCCCGGCCGTTAAGACCGGGGGCCAGCGGCAGGGATTAAAAGCCGGGGATAAGGAGGGTAGGTCCGCCGGGGATAAAACCCGGGGAAGGAGGTCGGAGAGGGCCGGGGGTAAAGCCGGGGCCAGGGGAACCGGATCAGCTGCCGGCAGGGCTGGCGGGAAGGAGCCCGTAGCTGCCCCCGACCAGGAGCGGCAAAGGGAGGTTACTCCCAAAAAGAGCAAAAACCGGCCCCAGGGGAAGGCTAAGACCCGGGGGAAACGGAATAAAGGGACCCGGCGGCGTTAATAATATATATATCTGACGCCGAAGGAGGTTTGTTACATGACCCAGCGGGTAGCAATAGAGAGGGATCTCAGCGCCATTGGTGACCACCTGGCAGAAAACGGCCTCCAGGTGGAGCGGTTAGATCTGACGGATATGACGCCGGAACGCCTGCAGGGTTACGGTGCTGTCATCATCAGCGGCCAGACGACTAATTTCATGGGTATGGCCGACCTGAAGACCCGGATACCGGTCATCGAGGCTGCCGGTAAGACGGCCGACGAGATAACCTCCATGGTCAAGGAACGCCTGCAACTGTTACATTAGGGAAAATCTGGCGGCGCCCCCTTGACGTCACCCCGGCGACCTGTGTTATAATAAAGCAGGCGGGAAAGCGAGTGTGACGCCTATGGGCCGCCAGATAAAGATCGTGACGGATAACCGTCGTGCCCGTCACGATTATTTTATCGAAGAAACCTTTGAGACCGGCATTGCCCTTACCGGTACGGAAGTCAAATCCCTGCGTAACGGTAGGGCCAATATCAAGGACAGCTACGCCCGGGTTGAAAACGGTGAACTGATCCTGCACGACATGCATATCAGTCCCTATGAGCAGGGTAACCGTTTTAACCACGAACCGCGCCGGCCACGGCGCCTGCTCATGCACCGTTATGAGATCCAGCGCCTGTACGGTAAAGTCCGGGAAAAGGGGTTGACCTTAATACCCCTAAAGGTGTATTTTAATGAACGTGGCCGGGCCAAGGTGGAACTGGCCCTGGTCAAGGGAAAACGCCTCTATGATAAACGGGAAGATATCGCCGCCCGGGACGCCCAGCGGGAAATAGCCAGGGCTTTACGTGAGAGACAAAAAATTTAACCTGGGGGCGTACTGGTTTCGACGGGGGTGGCATTGGCAGTAGTAGCCAGGCGAGATCCCACCGGCTCGTTAAACGGTGGAACGGCTTTTAAGTGCCGACGATAATTTAGCTCTGGCTGCTTAGTTAATTAAGTAGCCCATCCGCCTGGTCCCGGCCTGCGGGGACCAGTAACGGGTGTCAAATCTAGCAGGCTACCGGCAAGGCCCCGGCCCGGGGGTCTGAAGGGAAATTCAAGCGGGCTGGCCCGCGGGTATCCGGTTTCCGGGAGACCCAACGGCGAGATTTAAAGCGGAAGCTATCCTGGTAGAAGCTACTGTGGGTGTACCTTCGGACAGGGGTTCGACTCCCCTCGCCTCCACCATCTGAATCCAAAGACACCTTGAAGACGATTTCAATGGTGTCTTTTTTTACTATTACCTTGTTAACAAACTGCTCCACCAAATATCTGGCGTGGTGAGGTATGGTTTGGTGCGGCGGGGCGGGGTACGGCCGGGCTGGGGCAGGTGCGGCAAGGCGAGGCATCGAAGGAATGAGAGAAGCCCCTGGGCCTGCGGCTATATGCTGGGGTCCGGGGATTTTTTGTTTATCGTACAAAAACAGCCCCCCGAAATAGGGGGGCTAACAGACTAGGAATTTTCAACAGATTTTAGGAATCCCCAAAGAATAGCAGGATGAGGATTAGGAACAACACGAAAGCAAACCTTCCGCCCATAAATCCGGGGCCAAAAAATCCGCCGCCCATAAAAACCCTCCTTTCCCATTTCTCACTATATTGTATGGAATGGGTGGAGAAGTGTGAGTGTTAACGCCCGAATTTATGTATTAAGGCCCGTGTACATTGAGGCCGGTGCAATAGGGGCGGTACTTATGGGTGCCCCCTTTGTTATCAAAGGAATTTGCCAGTAGAACCTATCAAAATTTAGTTGATAGATTTAATTACCTACTTGATGACAAAGTAACAATTTGGCAGATATGCGAATAGGATATACCATTAAATTCCTAAAGGAGGATTCTTTACCATGACTGACAGCAACAGCAACACCAACGTACAGCGAGTTACCCTGGAAAACTTTATCAGAAGGTTAGCTTCCAGATTTCAAGGCAGGGTAGTTAATGTAGAGTTTTTCTGTGGCGAATGCTGTAAAAAAGCCAAAGGTGGAAAGTTAACGCTAATAGGTAGAGATTTTATCGAGCTAACTGAAGTTGACGATTTGGAAATTGAAGTTATCACCATTTCCGGCGGCGACGTAGTAGATACTGAATTTGTAGATGTTATTATTATACCTTTAAGTCAGGTATGTAGTGTAGAAATACCGGAGAAATGTAAAGACGACGAGATATCAGACTAGATTATTTATTGAATTGCAATCTCCCCCTGCGATTGGCCGAAATTTTTTTATCCCCAGGGCGATCCAGGGACTTTCCATGAAGCAAATTATCTGCCTCCACTTTATCCCCGGCGTGAGCCGGGGTATCTTTTTTAAACATAAAAAAACCCCGGCAATAGCCGGGTTTTAAGACAATATCGATTTAACCCTGATAGCTTGATGGATTAAAGTACGAAGAGATATCTCAGGCCAATTGTTAAGAAGCTGGTGCATGTGGACAGGCCTAAGGGGGTTCGGTAATTATGGGAGGAGTAGTCTTATAGTCTGAAGCTGGGAAATCAGTTTCGATGATAATCAACTGGCCGCCAGGATAGACACCATTGTTGGTAACTTTGTAATCATCGTGGTTGTGGGCGAGATAGAACTGGGGAAACATGAAGTTATCAGCGGTGGTGGAGCTGTAATTCCATACCGCCCAGTTGTATGGCGGGATAAAGGTCCCCTGACCCAGACCTGTCTTCAGAATGATATTAGCCCACAAATCGGTGGCGCCGGGGAAGGGCTCGATGAAGGTACCGGCGGCTTTGGCTTTGGCCGCCGGACCCAAACTACCTTCCTGTCGCCTTCTGCTGGCGCAACCGCTGGTACCCGGTGGCCCGCTACACAAATAAAAGAAAACATCCTACTCCTAGCCGGATTGGCACCGTAAGCCGAAACTGCCCAAATATCGGTGCATGAATGGCCAGGGCATGGTTTGCGACCTAGTGCAGGATGAGGCGGGATGAGTGCTGGATAGGGCTTGGGACTAATAGCTTGACGAAAACAGCCTAAATGGGTAATTTACTTGACTGCGTATAAGGAAGAAGAAAAAGAGTCGGTGGACGGTATAGATGAGCTTAACGAAGGCGGAAATAGAGAGGGATACCAGGATACCCTGGACCAGCAACCGTAGGCATGCAGCCGGTTAAGGCTGCTTTTTTTGATTCCTTTATACCAGGGGGTTTATCTGTTAGGAATAGCTGCCTCCCCAAATCGAGGGCCCCGGATTTACTAGTCCGGGGCCCTCGATTTGGGATTTTTGGGGAATGTTCCGGCGTATACCGGGCACCCTATTTGGGGGTGAGTAATGATGCTATTAGATCAGATGATGAGCGTTGTTGATAAACTGGTAGGCGAAATAAAGGAAGCGGACCAGGAAAAAAGAGACCACTTTGTCAAGAGTGCGGTGGCCCTTTTTGAAATTGCCACCGAAGCCTTAAAAACAAGCCCGGAGTTCCGGCGCGGTTTCTTAAAAGCCCATGTGGAGTTTTTAGACCATCCAGAGGAGAGCAGGGAGATGATCGAAAAAAGTATTCAAGCATATAAAAGGTTTAGAGGCAACAACTGATCAGCCCCCCGGGATCGGAGGGCTGCCGGCAGGAAACTACAGCTACAGGGGTGGGAAGAGCTCCTACTTTGCCATTTCATTAGTTGCCGAAGAACAAGAGGATAAGGATCAAGAAAAGTATAAAGCCCCAGTTACCAAAGAAGCCGGGGAAACCGAATCCTCCCATAATAATCCTCCTTTCTTAGTTTCTACCATATATTATGATTCCTGTTAAAAAGTGTGATGGGTACCAGTAGAAGTTTCCCGATGCCCGGGGCAAATTCATGTTAAAATAGGTTGGGGCGCAGCTACCATGCCGGCCGGGGCAAAGTATGGGAGGGAAACGGTGGCACTCATGGCGGATAGCTATACAGATAATACTGATAGGACAATAGAAGCGGCCATGATGGAGGATTGCCGGCTCTGTCCCCGGGCCTGTGGGGTAAACCGCCTGGCCGGGGAAAGGGGCTTTTGCCGGGCCGGCGCCCGGCCCCGGGTGGCCCTGGCAACCTTGCATCAATGGGAAGAGCCCTGCTTAAGCGGTAGCCAGGGTTCTGGAGCGGTCTTTTTTTCCCGCTGTAATATGCGCTGTGCCTTCTGCCAGAATTACCGGATCAGCTGGCAGGGCCGGGGACGCGAAATGACCATAGCCGAACTGGCAACCACCTTCCTGGACCTGCAGCAGCAGGGGGCCCATAATATTAACCTTGTTTCGGCGACCCCCTATACTCCCCTGGTGGTCCCGGCCCTCCGTCAGGCCCGGGAGCAGGGCCTTAAGATACCGGTGGTTTATAACTGCAATGCCTATGAGAGACTGGAGTCCCTGCGCTCCCTGGAGGGGCTGGTGGATATCTATTTGCCGGACCTGAAATATGTAGATGAAGAGCCGGCCCGGCGTTACAGCCAGGCCCCGGGTTACTTCGCTGCAGCTACAGCAGCCATTCTGGAGATGCAGCGCCAGGTGGGGGTTTTAACCCTGGATGCCAATGGCCTGGCCCGGCGTGGCCTCCTCATCCGGCATCTGGTGCTCCCCGGTCAGGTAGAAGCGGCCTGCCGGGTGCTGGATTGGGTGCGGGCCAACCTGCCCCGTGAGACCC
Proteins encoded in this region:
- the eno gene encoding phosphopyruvate hydratase, yielding MTTINDIYAREILDSRGNPTVEVEVFLESGGFGRAAVPSGASTGAYEAVELRDKDEKRYGGKGVLDAVNNVNAIIAPELVGSDALDQREIDRQLIELDGTPNKGKLGANAILGVSLAVAKAAADALGLPLYRYLGGVNAHTLPVPMMNILNGGKHADNNVDIQEFMVMPAGAEDFAGALRMGAEVFHSLKAVLKGKGLNTAVGDEGGFAPNLRSNVEAIEVILEAITKAGYEPGKDCFIALDPASTELYKDGKYVFAGEGVSRTNEEMIDFYAGLVEKYPIISIEDGLAEDDWEGWQNLTKRLGHKVQLVGDDLFVTNTERLRRGIEGGAANAILIKVNQIGTLTETLEAIEMAKKAGYTAVVSHRSGETEDTTIADIVVAVNAGQIKTGAPSRTDRVAKYNQLLRIEEELDAAALYPGFKAFYNLKK
- the corA gene encoding magnesium/cobalt transporter CorA, which translates into the protein MQRLLIFDPARGLLENLPPGCQPRHVEGYVWLDLNRPTPEELELLTSLWHFHPLAVDDCRHPHYRPGMAQYEDYAFLTLRCVQSHQRSLTGALNVFLGPGFIVTVHHEELEFVNQLWQQYRQDPQLFQKGADFVLYSLLEPLTETFFTFFDRTEGKIEYLEEEVFRRPTRQILNQVFTMRRQAIKLRKILGAQRDIINLLAYPEFKLVKEENRVFFLDIYNEMLRLIDQVETFHDLASSTVEIYLSLTSNRLNEIMKVLTVITTIMMPLTLIAGIYGMNFHYMPELEWRYGYFVVLGVMALLAGVMLFFFRRKGWF
- a CDS encoding DUF72 domain-containing protein gives rise to the protein MAAKKVAIYIGTSGYSYRDWLGHFYPPGLAAREMLPYYAREFNFTEINSSYYNLPRPQNLEQMARRVPEGFIFAVKAYRTLTHDRGESVAGDSKQLRQALQPLLDRGRLGAVLLQFPYSFHNNQANREYLVRLRELLPDLPLVVEFRQAGWVQDAVRDFLARYELAYTCIDEPQLPGLPGRAVYCTAPLAYVRFHGRNAAKWWRHEEAYERYDYLYTAAELKEWLPGIAYLANQARQVFVAFNNHYHSQAVTNARMLKELLARRL
- a CDS encoding MBL fold metallo-hydrolase, which codes for MKGTIVLELVKIQGHTYYIPGATNAGVFTTKSGYCLLIDSGINNTIAHKISRVLADNGLKPRYLLTTHGHADHFGAHSLLKELHPGLEILASPLEKAFMENNLLGTTALYGATPFNEIKVPLLFARPATVDSTITPGPLRLLDQHLQVLATPGHTAGHLAFLTSDGVLFSGDAVYDPATLAKYPLPFLLDIKAELATLEAVAGLEINYLLPAHGQEVFSDPVPVLEKNRRQINDCLDILIELLAQPLTREDLLAQVAILEELNMDIPQYILNLSSLSAFLSYLKDEGRIACTVENGKLYFYAN
- the secG gene encoding preprotein translocase subunit SecG; protein product: MLHTIILILDMLVALGLIATVLLQSGRSAGMSGAIAGGAEAIFGKKKGLDDFLARISAVLAGIFIVFTLLLSII
- a CDS encoding HDIG domain-containing metalloprotein; amino-acid sequence: MDRETARKLMEKHVKNKNLRKHCLAAGAVMAALARYFNEDEEKWAVAGLLHDIDYEGTKEDPDRHSLIGAEMLAREGLPEDVIYAVKAHNERHGLPRPDRLSQALYATDPLTGLIVAAALIRPEKKLAIVDVPFLLNRYQEKSFARGANRETMAACSELGLTLEDFFHIGLEAMQGIAAELGL